In Agromyces sp. 3263, a single genomic region encodes these proteins:
- a CDS encoding metal ABC transporter permease, whose translation MGYFERALVAAVVIGAGAGFVGSLVVLRRRTFFAQALTHGTYPGAVAAAALGVSVPLGAAAASVVLVAVMSVIARVRRQGAQVAAGIVLTGGFAAGAILQAVIPGLPVRAESLLVGSILTVTDADVALAASVALISVIAVAAFGKEIAFSTFDPSGFRAAGYREWPIELLVLGLTAATVVSALPAVGAILAIALIAAPAAAARLVVPTYRGILWTAPLIGAASGVIGVLASRAFVVAAGPSIVIAATAFFVLALGISKLRALPWNRVAIPVETAEDARIA comes from the coding sequence ATGGGCTACTTCGAGCGGGCGCTCGTGGCCGCCGTCGTCATCGGCGCCGGTGCGGGCTTCGTCGGTTCCCTCGTCGTGCTGCGCCGGCGCACCTTCTTCGCACAGGCCCTGACCCACGGCACCTACCCCGGGGCGGTGGCGGCCGCCGCGCTCGGCGTGAGCGTGCCGCTCGGTGCGGCCGCGGCATCCGTCGTGCTCGTGGCCGTGATGTCCGTCATCGCCCGCGTGCGGCGCCAGGGCGCGCAGGTTGCCGCGGGCATCGTCCTGACGGGCGGGTTCGCAGCAGGGGCGATCCTGCAGGCCGTGATCCCCGGACTCCCGGTGCGCGCCGAGTCGCTGCTGGTCGGGTCGATCCTGACGGTGACCGACGCGGATGTCGCGCTCGCGGCATCCGTGGCCCTCATCTCCGTGATCGCGGTGGCGGCATTCGGCAAGGAGATCGCGTTCTCGACGTTCGATCCGTCGGGATTCCGCGCCGCAGGCTATCGCGAGTGGCCCATCGAACTGCTCGTGCTCGGCCTGACCGCCGCGACCGTGGTGAGCGCCCTGCCCGCGGTCGGGGCGATCCTGGCGATCGCGCTCATCGCCGCCCCTGCCGCCGCGGCCCGGCTCGTGGTGCCGACGTACCGCGGCATCCTCTGGACGGCACCGCTCATCGGTGCGGCATCCGGCGTCATCGGGGTGCTCGCATCGCGCGCGTTCGTGGTGGCGGCCGGCCCCAGCATCGTGATCGCCGCCACCGCCTTCTTCGTGCTCGCGCTGGGCATCTCCAAGCTGCGCGCACTACCGTGGAACCGGGTCGCCATACCCGTGGAGACCGCAGAGGACGCACGCATCGCATGA
- a CDS encoding transcriptional repressor produces MKRNTWQREAVREALDETEGFISAQALHSSLHANGSPIGLATVYRALGDLASNGEADSLQSPEGEALYRACSTTGHHHHLICRNCGLTVEIAADEVETWARRVAAEHGFTGAAHVVDVFGLCANCTKLLGAG; encoded by the coding sequence ATGAAGCGCAACACCTGGCAACGCGAAGCCGTTCGCGAGGCCCTCGACGAGACCGAGGGGTTCATCAGCGCGCAGGCGCTGCACTCGTCACTGCACGCCAACGGTTCGCCGATCGGGCTGGCGACGGTCTACCGGGCGCTCGGCGACCTCGCGTCGAACGGCGAGGCCGACTCGCTGCAGTCGCCCGAGGGCGAGGCGCTCTACCGGGCCTGCAGCACGACCGGCCACCACCACCACCTGATCTGCCGCAACTGCGGGCTCACGGTGGAGATCGCGGCCGACGAGGTCGAGACGTGGGCGAGGCGGGTGGCCGCCGAACACGGGTTCACGGGCGCGGCCCACGTCGTCGACGTGTTCGGATTGTGCGCGAACTGCACGAAGCTGCTCGGCGCGGGCTAG